In Labrus bergylta chromosome 1, fLabBer1.1, whole genome shotgun sequence, one genomic interval encodes:
- the prom1b gene encoding prominin 1 b isoform X3, with product MLWTRWLVLLLCWGATSTEQRAEQRDGAPAVVRQDSRRQRSPPPVEPLDFGFVPAAVYDTHAYHEQGPVGILFNIVHAFLYVVQPNSFPKDLIVKVIQQNMGGIKIEEWRKPDNVVLLLQWIYYESGFLICGTIGILFVVLMPIIGMWFCVCRCCENCGGEMHQRQRKNADCQRGFYTASLVCTSIFIIVGVLIAYAANHNISIKIKNTRRFINTNMRDLKTFANNTPAQIEYLTGQYTTAKHKVLSDLDNIGPLLGGRIQSQLEKEVVPSLDTALRMAGVENAIKAMRETKEALENVSSSLEVLQEGTGKLQASLSGERASLSNTLSDPACTNGAVSHTCNTIRSTLSQLGVNADYSKLADVSHALTNINVILKTDLSNIVQKGYSSFNDTPKLVKEQTKNIVSGVKNMLDKIGAEIIGFAKMFPVEASLVNFTIFLTQGQKDIESYYPQIDQMDFYRWIGCVAVLCTVVLVVAFNILGLLCGTCGYDKQATPTTRGCLSNTGGNLLMAGVGFSFIFAWALMGIVTTLFVVSGNVEKLICEPLANRQLFQIIDTPYLVHPAKKNFLPGMLFQNENIDLTLGSMYRDCFENNGLYHALQLETMFNINSFLNRSVYNKDLANVFESVKIDLRDITLLEQAGRDNLLNFANSGIGQIDYDAYLAEVNKGVTQVDLLSFSTNLEAQADQLPRGALENALKGHASSIRQIHREQVVPMEQAMKYVRARSVMSQSIKQLKITANDLPVKVTNILSAIDAVEYLISHNASHVVKQETKGYTESLVGYFKQYTAWVKNSLTAEVAQCKPISNIVDSMEIVGCSFIVDSVNTFWFGLGGCCILLIPSIIFSIKLAKYYRRMDTEDVFEDLGNTGNHGEHIREIHGDLAVLRYDWRLCFLACCRVNWWRDHFQHD from the exons ATGTTGTGGACAAGGTGGCTCgtcctgctgctctgctggGGGGCCACAAGCACCGAGCAGCGGGCGGAACAGAGGGACGGGGCCCCTGCTGTGGTCCGGCAAGACTCTCGCAGGCAGCGGTCGCCTCCACCTGTGGAACCGTTGGATTTTGGGTTTGTACCTGCTGCGGTGTATGATACCCACGCATACCACGAGCAAGGACCTGTGGGTATCCTCTTCAACATCGTCCATGCGTTTCTCTACGTCGTTCAACCCAACTCCTTTCCTAAAG atctgATTGTGAAAGTTATACAACAAAACATGGGGGGAATCAAAATAGAAGAATGGAGAAAG CCCGACAATGTGGTCCTGTTACTGCAG TGGATCTACTATGAGTCTGGGTTCCTCATATGTGGCACCATAGGTATCCTATTCGTGGTCCTCATGCCCATCATAGGCATGTGGTTCTGTGTGTGTCGCTGCTGTGAGAACTGCGGAGGGGAAATGcaccaaagacagagaaagaatgCTGACTGTCAGAGAGGTTTCTACACCGCATCGCTCGTCTGCACCTCTATCTTCATAAT tgtgggAGTACTTATTGCCTATGCTGCAAACCATAATATCAGCATCAAGATAAAGAACACACGGCGGTTCATCAACACCAATATGAGAGACCTGAAGACGTTTGCTAACAACACACCTGCT CAAATTGAATATCTGACAGGCCAGTACACCACGGCAAAACACAAAGTCCTGTCAGACCTTGACA ACATTGGGCCTTTGCTGGGCGGTAGGATCCAAAGTCAGCTGGAGAAAGAGGTGGTTCCCTCTCTGGACACTGCGCTGCGTATGGCAGGAG TTGAAAATGCCATCAAAG CCATGCGGGAGACCAAGGAAGCCCTAGAGAACGTCAGCTCCTCCTTGGAGGTCCTTCAGGAGGGTACAGGGAAACTTCAAGCCAGTCTTTCAGGCGAGCGGGCCTCTCTCTCGAACACCCTGTCAGATCCTGCCTGCACTAATGGAGCTGTGTCTCACACCTGTAACACCATCCGTTCCACACTGTCCCAACTGGGTGTCAATGCTGATTACTCCAAG CTTGCAGATGTCAGTCATGCCTTGACTAACATCAATGTAATCCTGAAAACAGACCTCAGCAATATAGTACAAAAG GGTTACTCGTCCTTCAATGATACACCAAAACTGGTTAAAGAGCAAACCAAAAACATTGTCTCAG gagttaaaaacatgttggatAAGATAGGAGCAGAGATTATCGGCTTCGCCAAGATGTTTCCAGTGGAAGCCTCTCTGGTCAATTTCACCATTTTCCTCACCCAAGGACAGAAAGACATTGAGTCCTATTACCCACAGATTGACCAAATGGATTTCTACAG gTGGATTGGCTGTGTGGCGGTACTCTGTACGGTAGTCCTGGTTGTGGCCTTCAACATCCTCGGGCTGCTGTGTGGCACCTGTGGCTACGACAAGCAAGCTACACCAACAACCCGGGGCTGCTTATCAAACACTGGCGGCAACCTGCTGATGGC tgGGGTTGGTTTCTCCTTTATCTTTGCCTGGGCGCTGATGGGCATCGTGACCACCTTGTTTGTCGTCAGTGGCAACGTGGAGAAGCTGATTTGTGAACCGCTAGCTAACCGACAGCTATTCCAG atcATAGACACACCATACCTGGTTCATCCTGCCAAGAAGAACTTCCTCCCCGGGATGCTGTTCCAGAATGAGAACATTGACTTGACGTTGGGGAGCATGTACAG GGACTGCTTCGAGAACAATGGTCTGTACCACGCTCTGCAGCTGGAGACGATGTTCAACATCAACTCCTTCCTCAACAGATCGGTG TACAACAAGGATCTGGCCAATGTGTTTGAAAGCGTTAAGATCGACCTGCGGGACATCACATTGCTGGAGCAGGCTGGCAGAGACAACCTCCTCAACTTCGCCAACTCTGGGATCGGACAGATTGACTATGATGCTTACCTGGCAGAG gtAAATAAGGGAGTCACTCAGGTGGATCTATTGTCCTTCTCTACCAACTTGGAGGCTCAGGCCGACCAGCTG ccaCGTGGTGCTTTGGAAAATGCACTAAAAGGGCATGCAAGCAGCATCAGACAAATTCACAGAGAACAGGTGGTTCCTATGGAGCAAGCAATG AAATATGTCAGAGCGCGG AGTGTCATGAGCCAGAGTATCAAGCAACTGAAGATAACGGCCAACGACCTACCG GTCAAGGTCACGAACATCCTGAGTGCCATCGATGCCGTCGAGTACCTGATCAGTCACAATGCATCCCATGTGGTTAAACAG GAGACAAAGGGCTACACTGAGAGCTTAGTGGGATACTTCAAACAATACACAGCATGGGTTAAAAACTCG TTGACGGCAGAGGTTGCCCAGTGCAAACCCATCAGTAACATTGTGGACAGCATGGAGATAGTAGGATGCAGCTTCATAGTCGATTCAGTG aACACATTCTGGTTTGGTCTTGGAGGCTGCTGCATCCTTCTGATTCCCAGTATTATCTTCTCTATCAAACTGGCCAAGTATTATCGAAGAATGGACACAGAGGACGTCTTCGAAGA TCTGGGTAATACAGGTAATCATGGTGAGCATATTCGTGAAATCCATGGAGATCTTGCTGTACTCAGGTACGATTGGAGACTCTGCTTTCTTGCATGCTGCCGTGTTAATTGGTGGAGGGATCATTTTCAGCATGATTGA
- the prom1b gene encoding prominin 1 b isoform X5 — protein MLWTRWLVLLLCWGATSTEQRAEQRDGAPAVVRQDSRRQRSPPPVEPLDFGFVPAAVYDTHAYHEQGPVGILFNIVHAFLYVVQPNSFPKDLIVKVIQQNMGGIKIEEWRKPDNVVLLLQWIYYESGFLICGTIGILFVVLMPIIGMWFCVCRCCENCGGEMHQRQRKNADCQRGFYTASLVCTSIFIIVGVLIAYAANHNISIKIKNTRRFINTNMRDLKTFANNTPAQIEYLTGQYTTAKHKVLSDLDNIGPLLGGRIQSQLEKEVVPSLDTALRMAGAMRETKEALENVSSSLEVLQEGTGKLQASLSGERASLSNTLSDPACTNGAVSHTCNTIRSTLSQLGVNADYSKLADVSHALTNINVILKTDLSNIVQKGYSSFNDTPKLVKEQTKNIVSGVKNMLDKIGAEIIGFAKMFPVEASLVNFTIFLTQGQKDIESYYPQIDQMDFYRWIGCVAVLCTVVLVVAFNILGLLCGTCGYDKQATPTTRGCLSNTGGNLLMAGVGFSFIFAWALMGIVTTLFVVSGNVEKLICEPLANRQLFQIIDTPYLVHPAKKNFLPGMLFQNENIDLTLGSMYRDCFENNGLYHALQLETMFNINSFLNRSVYNKDLANVFESVKIDLRDITLLEQAGRDNLLNFANSGIGQIDYDAYLAEVNKGVTQVDLLSFSTNLEAQADQLPRGALENALKGHASSIRQIHREQVVPMEQAMKYVRARSVMSQSIKQLKITANDLPVKVTNILSAIDAVEYLISHNASHVVKQETKGYTESLVGYFKQYTAWVKNSLTAEVAQCKPISNIVDSMEIVGCSFIVDSVNTFWFGLGGCCILLIPSIIFSIKLAKYYRRMDTEDVFEDLGNTGNHGEHIREIHGDLAVLRYDWRLCFLACCRVNWWRDHFQHD, from the exons ATGTTGTGGACAAGGTGGCTCgtcctgctgctctgctggGGGGCCACAAGCACCGAGCAGCGGGCGGAACAGAGGGACGGGGCCCCTGCTGTGGTCCGGCAAGACTCTCGCAGGCAGCGGTCGCCTCCACCTGTGGAACCGTTGGATTTTGGGTTTGTACCTGCTGCGGTGTATGATACCCACGCATACCACGAGCAAGGACCTGTGGGTATCCTCTTCAACATCGTCCATGCGTTTCTCTACGTCGTTCAACCCAACTCCTTTCCTAAAG atctgATTGTGAAAGTTATACAACAAAACATGGGGGGAATCAAAATAGAAGAATGGAGAAAG CCCGACAATGTGGTCCTGTTACTGCAG TGGATCTACTATGAGTCTGGGTTCCTCATATGTGGCACCATAGGTATCCTATTCGTGGTCCTCATGCCCATCATAGGCATGTGGTTCTGTGTGTGTCGCTGCTGTGAGAACTGCGGAGGGGAAATGcaccaaagacagagaaagaatgCTGACTGTCAGAGAGGTTTCTACACCGCATCGCTCGTCTGCACCTCTATCTTCATAAT tgtgggAGTACTTATTGCCTATGCTGCAAACCATAATATCAGCATCAAGATAAAGAACACACGGCGGTTCATCAACACCAATATGAGAGACCTGAAGACGTTTGCTAACAACACACCTGCT CAAATTGAATATCTGACAGGCCAGTACACCACGGCAAAACACAAAGTCCTGTCAGACCTTGACA ACATTGGGCCTTTGCTGGGCGGTAGGATCCAAAGTCAGCTGGAGAAAGAGGTGGTTCCCTCTCTGGACACTGCGCTGCGTATGGCAGGAG CCATGCGGGAGACCAAGGAAGCCCTAGAGAACGTCAGCTCCTCCTTGGAGGTCCTTCAGGAGGGTACAGGGAAACTTCAAGCCAGTCTTTCAGGCGAGCGGGCCTCTCTCTCGAACACCCTGTCAGATCCTGCCTGCACTAATGGAGCTGTGTCTCACACCTGTAACACCATCCGTTCCACACTGTCCCAACTGGGTGTCAATGCTGATTACTCCAAG CTTGCAGATGTCAGTCATGCCTTGACTAACATCAATGTAATCCTGAAAACAGACCTCAGCAATATAGTACAAAAG GGTTACTCGTCCTTCAATGATACACCAAAACTGGTTAAAGAGCAAACCAAAAACATTGTCTCAG gagttaaaaacatgttggatAAGATAGGAGCAGAGATTATCGGCTTCGCCAAGATGTTTCCAGTGGAAGCCTCTCTGGTCAATTTCACCATTTTCCTCACCCAAGGACAGAAAGACATTGAGTCCTATTACCCACAGATTGACCAAATGGATTTCTACAG gTGGATTGGCTGTGTGGCGGTACTCTGTACGGTAGTCCTGGTTGTGGCCTTCAACATCCTCGGGCTGCTGTGTGGCACCTGTGGCTACGACAAGCAAGCTACACCAACAACCCGGGGCTGCTTATCAAACACTGGCGGCAACCTGCTGATGGC tgGGGTTGGTTTCTCCTTTATCTTTGCCTGGGCGCTGATGGGCATCGTGACCACCTTGTTTGTCGTCAGTGGCAACGTGGAGAAGCTGATTTGTGAACCGCTAGCTAACCGACAGCTATTCCAG atcATAGACACACCATACCTGGTTCATCCTGCCAAGAAGAACTTCCTCCCCGGGATGCTGTTCCAGAATGAGAACATTGACTTGACGTTGGGGAGCATGTACAG GGACTGCTTCGAGAACAATGGTCTGTACCACGCTCTGCAGCTGGAGACGATGTTCAACATCAACTCCTTCCTCAACAGATCGGTG TACAACAAGGATCTGGCCAATGTGTTTGAAAGCGTTAAGATCGACCTGCGGGACATCACATTGCTGGAGCAGGCTGGCAGAGACAACCTCCTCAACTTCGCCAACTCTGGGATCGGACAGATTGACTATGATGCTTACCTGGCAGAG gtAAATAAGGGAGTCACTCAGGTGGATCTATTGTCCTTCTCTACCAACTTGGAGGCTCAGGCCGACCAGCTG ccaCGTGGTGCTTTGGAAAATGCACTAAAAGGGCATGCAAGCAGCATCAGACAAATTCACAGAGAACAGGTGGTTCCTATGGAGCAAGCAATG AAATATGTCAGAGCGCGG AGTGTCATGAGCCAGAGTATCAAGCAACTGAAGATAACGGCCAACGACCTACCG GTCAAGGTCACGAACATCCTGAGTGCCATCGATGCCGTCGAGTACCTGATCAGTCACAATGCATCCCATGTGGTTAAACAG GAGACAAAGGGCTACACTGAGAGCTTAGTGGGATACTTCAAACAATACACAGCATGGGTTAAAAACTCG TTGACGGCAGAGGTTGCCCAGTGCAAACCCATCAGTAACATTGTGGACAGCATGGAGATAGTAGGATGCAGCTTCATAGTCGATTCAGTG aACACATTCTGGTTTGGTCTTGGAGGCTGCTGCATCCTTCTGATTCCCAGTATTATCTTCTCTATCAAACTGGCCAAGTATTATCGAAGAATGGACACAGAGGACGTCTTCGAAGA TCTGGGTAATACAGGTAATCATGGTGAGCATATTCGTGAAATCCATGGAGATCTTGCTGTACTCAGGTACGATTGGAGACTCTGCTTTCTTGCATGCTGCCGTGTTAATTGGTGGAGGGATCATTTTCAGCATGATTGA
- the prom1b gene encoding prominin 1 b isoform X4, translating to MLWTRWLVLLLCWGATSTEQRAEQRDGAPAVVRQDSRRQRSPPPVEPLDFGFVPAAVYDTHAYHEQGPVGILFNIVHAFLYVVQPNSFPKDLIVKVIQQNMGGIKIEEWRKPDNVVLLLQWIYYESGFLICGTIGILFVVLMPIIGMWFCVCRCCENCGGEMHQRQRKNADCQRGFYTASLVCTSIFIIVGVLIAYAANHNISIKIKNTRRFINTNMRDLKTFANNTPAQIEYLTGQYTTAKHKVLSDLDNIGPLLGGRIQSQLEKEVVPSLDTALRMAGAKVENAIKAMRETKEALENVSSSLEVLQEGTGKLQASLSGERASLSNTLSDPACTNGAVSHTCNTIRSTLSQLGVNADYSKLADVSHALTNINVILKTDLSNIVQKGYSSFNDTPKLVKEQTKNIVSGVKNMLDKIGAEIIGFAKMFPVEASLVNFTIFLTQGQKDIESYYPQIDQMDFYRWIGCVAVLCTVVLVVAFNILGLLCGTCGYDKQATPTTRGCLSNTGGNLLMAGVGFSFIFAWALMGIVTTLFVVSGNVEKLICEPLANRQLFQIIDTPYLVHPAKKNFLPGMLFQNENIDLTLGSMYRDCFENNGLYHALQLETMFNINSFLNRSVYNKDLANVFESVKIDLRDITLLEQAGRDNLLNFANSGIGQIDYDAYLAEVNKGVTQVDLLSFSTNLEAQADQLPRGALENALKGHASSIRQIHREQVVPMEQAMSVMSQSIKQLKITANDLPVKVTNILSAIDAVEYLISHNASHVVKQETKGYTESLVGYFKQYTAWVKNSLTAEVAQCKPISNIVDSMEIVGCSFIVDSVNTFWFGLGGCCILLIPSIIFSIKLAKYYRRMDTEDVFEDLGNTGNHGEHIREIHGDLAVLRYDWRLCFLACCRVNWWRDHFQHD from the exons ATGTTGTGGACAAGGTGGCTCgtcctgctgctctgctggGGGGCCACAAGCACCGAGCAGCGGGCGGAACAGAGGGACGGGGCCCCTGCTGTGGTCCGGCAAGACTCTCGCAGGCAGCGGTCGCCTCCACCTGTGGAACCGTTGGATTTTGGGTTTGTACCTGCTGCGGTGTATGATACCCACGCATACCACGAGCAAGGACCTGTGGGTATCCTCTTCAACATCGTCCATGCGTTTCTCTACGTCGTTCAACCCAACTCCTTTCCTAAAG atctgATTGTGAAAGTTATACAACAAAACATGGGGGGAATCAAAATAGAAGAATGGAGAAAG CCCGACAATGTGGTCCTGTTACTGCAG TGGATCTACTATGAGTCTGGGTTCCTCATATGTGGCACCATAGGTATCCTATTCGTGGTCCTCATGCCCATCATAGGCATGTGGTTCTGTGTGTGTCGCTGCTGTGAGAACTGCGGAGGGGAAATGcaccaaagacagagaaagaatgCTGACTGTCAGAGAGGTTTCTACACCGCATCGCTCGTCTGCACCTCTATCTTCATAAT tgtgggAGTACTTATTGCCTATGCTGCAAACCATAATATCAGCATCAAGATAAAGAACACACGGCGGTTCATCAACACCAATATGAGAGACCTGAAGACGTTTGCTAACAACACACCTGCT CAAATTGAATATCTGACAGGCCAGTACACCACGGCAAAACACAAAGTCCTGTCAGACCTTGACA ACATTGGGCCTTTGCTGGGCGGTAGGATCCAAAGTCAGCTGGAGAAAGAGGTGGTTCCCTCTCTGGACACTGCGCTGCGTATGGCAGGAG CAAAAGTTGAAAATGCCATCAAAG CCATGCGGGAGACCAAGGAAGCCCTAGAGAACGTCAGCTCCTCCTTGGAGGTCCTTCAGGAGGGTACAGGGAAACTTCAAGCCAGTCTTTCAGGCGAGCGGGCCTCTCTCTCGAACACCCTGTCAGATCCTGCCTGCACTAATGGAGCTGTGTCTCACACCTGTAACACCATCCGTTCCACACTGTCCCAACTGGGTGTCAATGCTGATTACTCCAAG CTTGCAGATGTCAGTCATGCCTTGACTAACATCAATGTAATCCTGAAAACAGACCTCAGCAATATAGTACAAAAG GGTTACTCGTCCTTCAATGATACACCAAAACTGGTTAAAGAGCAAACCAAAAACATTGTCTCAG gagttaaaaacatgttggatAAGATAGGAGCAGAGATTATCGGCTTCGCCAAGATGTTTCCAGTGGAAGCCTCTCTGGTCAATTTCACCATTTTCCTCACCCAAGGACAGAAAGACATTGAGTCCTATTACCCACAGATTGACCAAATGGATTTCTACAG gTGGATTGGCTGTGTGGCGGTACTCTGTACGGTAGTCCTGGTTGTGGCCTTCAACATCCTCGGGCTGCTGTGTGGCACCTGTGGCTACGACAAGCAAGCTACACCAACAACCCGGGGCTGCTTATCAAACACTGGCGGCAACCTGCTGATGGC tgGGGTTGGTTTCTCCTTTATCTTTGCCTGGGCGCTGATGGGCATCGTGACCACCTTGTTTGTCGTCAGTGGCAACGTGGAGAAGCTGATTTGTGAACCGCTAGCTAACCGACAGCTATTCCAG atcATAGACACACCATACCTGGTTCATCCTGCCAAGAAGAACTTCCTCCCCGGGATGCTGTTCCAGAATGAGAACATTGACTTGACGTTGGGGAGCATGTACAG GGACTGCTTCGAGAACAATGGTCTGTACCACGCTCTGCAGCTGGAGACGATGTTCAACATCAACTCCTTCCTCAACAGATCGGTG TACAACAAGGATCTGGCCAATGTGTTTGAAAGCGTTAAGATCGACCTGCGGGACATCACATTGCTGGAGCAGGCTGGCAGAGACAACCTCCTCAACTTCGCCAACTCTGGGATCGGACAGATTGACTATGATGCTTACCTGGCAGAG gtAAATAAGGGAGTCACTCAGGTGGATCTATTGTCCTTCTCTACCAACTTGGAGGCTCAGGCCGACCAGCTG ccaCGTGGTGCTTTGGAAAATGCACTAAAAGGGCATGCAAGCAGCATCAGACAAATTCACAGAGAACAGGTGGTTCCTATGGAGCAAGCAATG AGTGTCATGAGCCAGAGTATCAAGCAACTGAAGATAACGGCCAACGACCTACCG GTCAAGGTCACGAACATCCTGAGTGCCATCGATGCCGTCGAGTACCTGATCAGTCACAATGCATCCCATGTGGTTAAACAG GAGACAAAGGGCTACACTGAGAGCTTAGTGGGATACTTCAAACAATACACAGCATGGGTTAAAAACTCG TTGACGGCAGAGGTTGCCCAGTGCAAACCCATCAGTAACATTGTGGACAGCATGGAGATAGTAGGATGCAGCTTCATAGTCGATTCAGTG aACACATTCTGGTTTGGTCTTGGAGGCTGCTGCATCCTTCTGATTCCCAGTATTATCTTCTCTATCAAACTGGCCAAGTATTATCGAAGAATGGACACAGAGGACGTCTTCGAAGA TCTGGGTAATACAGGTAATCATGGTGAGCATATTCGTGAAATCCATGGAGATCTTGCTGTACTCAGGTACGATTGGAGACTCTGCTTTCTTGCATGCTGCCGTGTTAATTGGTGGAGGGATCATTTTCAGCATGATTGA
- the prom1b gene encoding prominin 1 b isoform X2, protein MLWTRWLVLLLCWGATSTEQRAEQRDGAPAVVRQDSRRQRSPPPVEPLDFGFVPAAVYDTHAYHEQGPVGILFNIVHAFLYVVQPNSFPKDLIVKVIQQNMGGIKIEEWRKPDNVVLLLQWIYYESGFLICGTIGILFVVLMPIIGMWFCVCRCCENCGGEMHQRQRKNADCQRGFYTASLVCTSIFIIVGVLIAYAANHNISIKIKNTRRFINTNMRDLKTFANNTPAQIEYLTGQYTTAKHKVLSDLDNIGPLLGGRIQSQLEKEVVPSLDTALRMAGAKVENAIKAMRETKEALENVSSSLEVLQEGTGKLQASLSGERASLSNTLSDPACTNGAVSHTCNTIRSTLSQLGVNADYSKLADVSHALTNINVILKTDLSNIVQKGYSSFNDTPKLVKEQTKNIVSGVKNMLDKIGAEIIGFAKMFPVEASLVNFTIFLTQGQKDIESYYPQIDQMDFYRWIGCVAVLCTVVLVVAFNILGLLCGTCGYDKQATPTTRGCLSNTGGNLLMAGVGFSFIFAWALMGIVTTLFVVSGNVEKLICEPLANRQLFQIIDTPYLVHPAKKNFLPGMLFQNENIDLTLGSMYRDCFENNGLYHALQLETMFNINSFLNRSVYNKDLANVFESVKIDLRDITLLEQAGRDNLLNFANSGIGQIDYDAYLAEVNKGVTQVDLLSFSTNLEAQADQLPRGALENALKGHASSIRQIHREQVVPMEQAMKYVRARSVMSQSIKQLKITANDLPVKVTNILSAIDAVEYLISHNASHVVKQETKGYTESLVGYFKQYTAWVKNSLTAEVAQCKPISNIVDSMEIVGCSFIVDSVNTFWFGLGGCCILLIPSIIFSIKLAKYYRRMDTEDVFEDLGNTGNHGEHIREIHGDLAVLSSPYSDTLTRFPRASAPPSYSDW, encoded by the exons ATGTTGTGGACAAGGTGGCTCgtcctgctgctctgctggGGGGCCACAAGCACCGAGCAGCGGGCGGAACAGAGGGACGGGGCCCCTGCTGTGGTCCGGCAAGACTCTCGCAGGCAGCGGTCGCCTCCACCTGTGGAACCGTTGGATTTTGGGTTTGTACCTGCTGCGGTGTATGATACCCACGCATACCACGAGCAAGGACCTGTGGGTATCCTCTTCAACATCGTCCATGCGTTTCTCTACGTCGTTCAACCCAACTCCTTTCCTAAAG atctgATTGTGAAAGTTATACAACAAAACATGGGGGGAATCAAAATAGAAGAATGGAGAAAG CCCGACAATGTGGTCCTGTTACTGCAG TGGATCTACTATGAGTCTGGGTTCCTCATATGTGGCACCATAGGTATCCTATTCGTGGTCCTCATGCCCATCATAGGCATGTGGTTCTGTGTGTGTCGCTGCTGTGAGAACTGCGGAGGGGAAATGcaccaaagacagagaaagaatgCTGACTGTCAGAGAGGTTTCTACACCGCATCGCTCGTCTGCACCTCTATCTTCATAAT tgtgggAGTACTTATTGCCTATGCTGCAAACCATAATATCAGCATCAAGATAAAGAACACACGGCGGTTCATCAACACCAATATGAGAGACCTGAAGACGTTTGCTAACAACACACCTGCT CAAATTGAATATCTGACAGGCCAGTACACCACGGCAAAACACAAAGTCCTGTCAGACCTTGACA ACATTGGGCCTTTGCTGGGCGGTAGGATCCAAAGTCAGCTGGAGAAAGAGGTGGTTCCCTCTCTGGACACTGCGCTGCGTATGGCAGGAG CAAAAGTTGAAAATGCCATCAAAG CCATGCGGGAGACCAAGGAAGCCCTAGAGAACGTCAGCTCCTCCTTGGAGGTCCTTCAGGAGGGTACAGGGAAACTTCAAGCCAGTCTTTCAGGCGAGCGGGCCTCTCTCTCGAACACCCTGTCAGATCCTGCCTGCACTAATGGAGCTGTGTCTCACACCTGTAACACCATCCGTTCCACACTGTCCCAACTGGGTGTCAATGCTGATTACTCCAAG CTTGCAGATGTCAGTCATGCCTTGACTAACATCAATGTAATCCTGAAAACAGACCTCAGCAATATAGTACAAAAG GGTTACTCGTCCTTCAATGATACACCAAAACTGGTTAAAGAGCAAACCAAAAACATTGTCTCAG gagttaaaaacatgttggatAAGATAGGAGCAGAGATTATCGGCTTCGCCAAGATGTTTCCAGTGGAAGCCTCTCTGGTCAATTTCACCATTTTCCTCACCCAAGGACAGAAAGACATTGAGTCCTATTACCCACAGATTGACCAAATGGATTTCTACAG gTGGATTGGCTGTGTGGCGGTACTCTGTACGGTAGTCCTGGTTGTGGCCTTCAACATCCTCGGGCTGCTGTGTGGCACCTGTGGCTACGACAAGCAAGCTACACCAACAACCCGGGGCTGCTTATCAAACACTGGCGGCAACCTGCTGATGGC tgGGGTTGGTTTCTCCTTTATCTTTGCCTGGGCGCTGATGGGCATCGTGACCACCTTGTTTGTCGTCAGTGGCAACGTGGAGAAGCTGATTTGTGAACCGCTAGCTAACCGACAGCTATTCCAG atcATAGACACACCATACCTGGTTCATCCTGCCAAGAAGAACTTCCTCCCCGGGATGCTGTTCCAGAATGAGAACATTGACTTGACGTTGGGGAGCATGTACAG GGACTGCTTCGAGAACAATGGTCTGTACCACGCTCTGCAGCTGGAGACGATGTTCAACATCAACTCCTTCCTCAACAGATCGGTG TACAACAAGGATCTGGCCAATGTGTTTGAAAGCGTTAAGATCGACCTGCGGGACATCACATTGCTGGAGCAGGCTGGCAGAGACAACCTCCTCAACTTCGCCAACTCTGGGATCGGACAGATTGACTATGATGCTTACCTGGCAGAG gtAAATAAGGGAGTCACTCAGGTGGATCTATTGTCCTTCTCTACCAACTTGGAGGCTCAGGCCGACCAGCTG ccaCGTGGTGCTTTGGAAAATGCACTAAAAGGGCATGCAAGCAGCATCAGACAAATTCACAGAGAACAGGTGGTTCCTATGGAGCAAGCAATG AAATATGTCAGAGCGCGG AGTGTCATGAGCCAGAGTATCAAGCAACTGAAGATAACGGCCAACGACCTACCG GTCAAGGTCACGAACATCCTGAGTGCCATCGATGCCGTCGAGTACCTGATCAGTCACAATGCATCCCATGTGGTTAAACAG GAGACAAAGGGCTACACTGAGAGCTTAGTGGGATACTTCAAACAATACACAGCATGGGTTAAAAACTCG TTGACGGCAGAGGTTGCCCAGTGCAAACCCATCAGTAACATTGTGGACAGCATGGAGATAGTAGGATGCAGCTTCATAGTCGATTCAGTG aACACATTCTGGTTTGGTCTTGGAGGCTGCTGCATCCTTCTGATTCCCAGTATTATCTTCTCTATCAAACTGGCCAAGTATTATCGAAGAATGGACACAGAGGACGTCTTCGAAGA TCTGGGTAATACAGGTAATCATGGTGAGCATATTCGTGAAATCCATGGAGATCTTGCTGTACTCAG cTCTCCCTATTCTGACACTCTGACCCGGTTCCCCCGGGCATCTGCTCCACCAAGCTACTCCGACTGGTGA